The Thermoanaerobacterales bacterium genome includes the window CCTGATCACCATGCAGCTGGACGAGTTGATCGCCAACCTGGACGACGAGGGCCTGCTGGTCATCCAGGACTACAGCACGGCCGCCGACCGTACGCCGCGGCAGCTCCTGGGCATCATCGAATCCTGGCCGAGCGAGGACCTCCTGGACCTGCCGCTCATCGCCCGGGTGCTCGGCTATCCGGGGGGCAGCACGATCCTGGAACAGCACGTCTCCTCGCGGGGTTACCGTATCCTGGGCAAGATCCCCCGCCTTCCATCCCCGGTCATCGAGAACCTGGTGGGCACCTTCGGCACGCTCAACCGCTGCCTCAACGCCTCCCTGGAAGAGCTGGACGCGGTGGAGGGGATCGGGGAGACCCGCGCCCGGGCCATCAAGGAGGGCCTGAGCCGTTATTGGAACCAACTCCTGCAAGAAAGATACCGGTAATCGTTAGCAGAAAGGCGTACAAGGCCGGATTTTTGACAGGATTGGTTGGTTTGTGGTATACTTAAGGAAGTCAAGGATCCCGGGAGGTGGCGCGTTGTTTAAGATTGGAGACAAGGTTGTCTACCCAATGCATGGGGCGGGCGTCATCGAGGCCATCGAGGAGAAGGAGATTCTGGGGGAAAGGCACCAGTACTACGTTCTCCGCCTACCGATAGGCAATATGAAAGTGATGGTTCCAACCTCCAGCGGGGAAGGTATAGGTCTACGCCAGGTAATCGGCATGGAAGAAGTGCAGGAAGTGTTCGGCATCTTAAAGAGCAACAGCACCCAGATGCCGGGAAACTGGAACCGGCGTTACCGTGCCAACCTGGAAAAGATCAAGAGCGGCAACATCTACGAGGTGGCCGAGGTGGTAAGAAACCTGGCCCGCCGGGAACGTGAAAAGGGCCTCTCCTCGGGAGAGAAAAGGATGCTTGACAGCGCCAGGCAGATCCTGATCAGCGAACTGGTGCTCGCCACAGAGCTGGAGGAAGACAAGGCCCGAACGATACTGGACCAGATGCTGGCCTAGACTGGCGGAAAGATTCGCCAGTTTTTTTTATTGTGAGGCGCCTTTGGGCAAAGGTATAATAAAGGGACAGGGTTGGAAAGGAGGTGAAAGAGAGTGCGCAGGGCTGCTTTTCTTTTTTTGACCCTCGGATTCGCGGCGGCAGGGTTCTTCCTGGGCTACTACCTTTTCGTGCAACAGGACGTCTTTGACCTAAACCTCGCGACCACCACCGGCTACGGTATGGCGGCTTTAACGACCCTTATCGCACTCGCGGTCGGGATCGTTACGGCACCGCGGATCATCGCATTGACCATCGCGCTGAACACGCGCTCCGTTGAGCACCTGCAACGAATGCCCATCCAGGACCTGATCATCGCCGCCCTTGGACTCATTGTTGGCCTGTTAATCGCCAACCTCATCGGTTCCATCTTAAAGGGCCTGGGCTGGTTCGGCACGGCCATCGGCATCCTGGTTTCCGTGTTCCTGGGCTACCTGGGCCTGATGGTCGGCATCCGCAAGCGCGAGGAGCTGGTCGGGCTGCTCGCCAACCTGCCCTGGCTGGGGAAAGACCGGGGTACCCGCGGAGAGGCCAAGCTCCTTGATACCTCCGCGATCATCGACGGCCGCATCGCCGACCTTTGCTCCACGGGTTTCCTGGAAGGGACGCTGATCATTCCCGCCTTCGTTCTCGACGAGCTGCAGCACATCGCCGACTCCAGCGACACGCTCAAGCGCAACCGGGGCCGCCGGGGCCTCGATATCCTTAATTACATCCGCCGGAAGTCCGAGACGAAGGTGCAGATCTACGAGAACGTCAAGGGCCTGGAGGACCTCCCCGACGTCGACACCAAGCTCGTAAAGCTGGCGCGGCGTCTGGGGGCGAGGATCATTACCAACGACTTCAACCTGAACAAGGTCGCGGAACTGCAGGGCGTGAAGGTGCTGAACATCAATGAGCTGGCCAACGCCTTAAAGCCGGTGCTCCTGCCCGGGGAGGAGATGACCGTCCAGGTGATCAGGGACGGCAAGGAGCCCGGTCAGGGGGTCGGCTACCTGGATGACGGCACAATGATCGTCGTCGACGGCGGCAAGCGCTTCATCGGCCAAACGATCCGGGTTACCGTGACCAGTGTCCTGCAGACCACGGCGGGCCGGATGATCTTCGCCCGTCCCAAGGTCGGCCGCAAGGACGAGCCGCTCCACGGGAAACTCGACGAGGTGAATGCGGTTGGCGGTTAAGGCGAACGCCGTTATCGTCGCGGCCGGCGCAGGCAGTCGGATGGGGGACGGCCCCAGGAAGCAATACCGGCTGCTCGCCGGCCGCCCGGTTTTGGCGTACACTTTAAGGGCCTTTGAGGATACGGAGATGATCGGGTCCATCGCCCTGGTGGTGACGCCCGGCGACGAGGAATGGTGCCGCCGCGACATTGTGGAACGCTGCGGCTGCCGCAAGGTGGCGGCCGTCGTCCCCGGCGGGCGGGAGCGCCAGGAGTCGGTCCGGCAGGGCCTCGAGGCCCTGCCCCCCGCCCCGCTGGTGGTTATCCACGACGGGGTGCGGCCCTTCGTGACCCGGGAACAGGTCGAAGCGGTGGTCGAGGCGGCCGCGGAGCACGGGGCGGCCACCCTGGCCGTGCCGGCCAAGGATACGGTGAAAATCGGCGACGCGGCGGGCATGGCGGTCGAGACCCTGCCCCGTGAACGGCTGTGGCTCGTCCAGACCCCGCAGGCCTTCCGGCGGGACGTCATCCTGTCCGCCCACGAGCGCGCCCGCGCCGAGGGCTTCACCGGTACCGACGACGCCTCCCTCGTCGAGCGGCTCGGCGGGCGGGTGGCCCTGGTGCCCGGGGACTACGCCAACATCAAGATCACCACCCCCGAGGACCTGACCTACGCCCGAGCCCTCACCGGAGAGGCGACGAGCTTGCGCACCGGATTCGGCTATGACGTGCACCGGCTGGTTGAAGACCGGCCACTCATCCTGGGCGGCGTCAACATCTCCTACCCCCGCGGCCTCCTGGGCCACTCCGACGCCGACGTCCTCACCCACGCCGTAATGGACGCCCTGCTGGGCGCCGCCGCCCTGGGGGACATCGGGCAATACTTCCCCGACACCGACCCGCGGTATGAAGGCGCGTCCAGCCTGGACCTGCTGGCGGCCGTCGCCCGCCTGCTGGCCGACAAAGGCCTCACCGTCAACAACATCGACGCCACCGTCGTCGCCCAGGCCCCGAAGCTCGCCCCCCACATCCCCGCCATGCGCGCCAACCTGGCCCGCGTCCTCGGCCTCAACCCCGACCGCGTCTCCGTCAAGGCCACCACCACCGAGGGCCTCGGCTTCACCGGCACCGGCGAGGGCATCGCCGCCCACGCCGTGGCGACGGTGGTCGGCTGCGGCGGGTAGCGTAAACGCCCGCTTAGCCTTCCTTCCTCCTTCCGTTTTCTCCATTACACGAAGGCTCCAATAGAGGGATTATTTAGTAATGTGTCGAAATTGAGCCCCAGGCACACCTTTGAAGTGAGCATCCCGGAACCGCTTGCGAATCGGGTCTAGCAGAGAACCGGTAAAAACAGCCGCACCCAGTTCTCGGTTACTCTCGGGCAGGAAGCTGACCGGGGCCGTAATGGCAGGGGGCTTTCATTGGAGTGGTCATGCGCAACGTAAGCGAAATCACCGAACTGTTAAATGAACTCGAAAGCGTTACAGCGGATGACCTTGAAGATCAGGATCTGGACTTCAAAGAATGGGATCCGCAGAGTATGAACGATTCCGTGGGTCTCGTCATTGAGATGGCTGTTTGCATGGCCAACGGGGGCGGTGGCACCGTGGTTTTCGGGGTGAAGGACAAGGTTATAGGGCGGGCCCGGGCCATCCTCGGCGTACCTCCCGAGGTGGATGTCAATCGCCTGAAAAAGGCCGTCTATGACTCGACTGACCCCAAATTGACGCCGGTTTTTGAAGAACTGCGGGTGCCGGAAGGTACGGGCCGGATCCTGGTTATGCATATCTATCCCGGCATGCCTCCATATACAGACACCGCCGGGAGGGGCAAGGTTCGCGTGGGCAAGGATTGTCAGCCGTTGACGGGCACCCTCAGGCGGCGCATTATGGTCGAGACGGGGGAGACTGACTTTACTGCGGAAGAAACGGATGGTCGGCCGGAGGACCTGATTTCGGCGGCAGCCCTGGAACAGCTCTGCGATGCTGCCCGTCGGGAGAAGGCGCCCGAGGAGCTTTTCCGGCAAAGGGGCTTGGATATCCTTGCTCAAATCGGTGTCCTGCGCTCCGGTCGCCTGACCCGTGCCGGGGTACTTCTCGCCGGGACTGACCAGGCGATTCGTCGAAACGTTCCCGGTTTTGTCTGGACTCACCTGCGAATGGTAAGTGACACCCGCTACACGGACCGTGCCGACGGGTCTGATGCCCTGCCGATTGCCCTTTCCCGTCTTATGGACCGGATCAACGCCGATAATCCCATTACTACCCTGGAACAGGGACTGTTTCATTTCGAGTATCGTACCTACCCGGAACTCGCTTTGCGGGAGGCACTGTTGAACGCCTTTTGCCATGCGGATTTTCGCATCGCCGGACCCATCCTGGTCAAGCAGTTCCCGGACCGTCTCGAAATCAGCAATCCCGGCGGTTTTATCGCCGGGATCACCCCCCAAAACATCTTGCATCATCAGCCGGCGGCCCGGAACCCCCTCTTAGTCGATGCATTGGCTAGACTGCGCCTGGTGAATCGTAGCAACCTCGGCATTAGCCGGATGTTCGAGGCGCTCCTTATCGAAGGCAAGGAACCGCCTCTCATCCTGGAAAACGGGGATTCGGTCACCGTCACTTTTCGCCGGCGAGAATTCTTATCGGCCTTTCGCATGTTTGTGGCCGAGGAGAACCGTACGGGCCGATTCCTTTCGGTGGACCATCTCCTTGTGCTTCAATACCTCCTGGCTCATCCGGAGATTGACACCCGCGCTGCCGCATCCATTTGTCAGCGCTCAGAACCTCAGGCCCGGGACATTTTGACCGAGATGGAGCAGCGCCTTGCCTATCTTGAGCGTGGCGGAACCGGCAGGGGAACCTACTGGACCCTGCGCCCGGAAGTCCACCGTCGCCTGGCCGGTCCAAGCTACCTTGAACGGGACCGTCGCATCGACTGGGATGCGGCCAAGACGCGGATCGCCAGCATTCTCAAACGAAGGTTCGAGCATGGCGATTCAAAGGGTTTGTCTAACAAGGAGATCCGCGCGATCACCCGGTTTAGTCGACAGCAGGTCACAAAAATGATGGCAGAGTTGAGGAGAGAAATACCCCAGATTGTCACCGAAGGCCATGGTGCCGGAGCCCGGCATGTTTGGATAGAATGACACGAGAATCGACGCACTAGTCAATTGCGTGTCAATTATGCTCCGAATTGACTTCCAAATTGACCTCCAGGCATTCCGGAGCAATTGCCACGAAGACTGCCAGTCTGTCTTATACTAAGCGCTAAGTCCTACCGCTTTGGGAAGAACCGGCGCCGTAAGAGCGTAGGTCGGATTTAATCCACGGGCAACCTTCCAGGGTAGCCAGTTCTAGGTGATAACGGTAGTCAGCTTATAGGTTGGCGACAACGGGAGAGGAAAGTATGCTGCCGGACGTCCTTGGTCCGAATCTCAAGCTGGTATTCTGCGGGACCGCGGTAGGGAACCGATCCGCTCAGGTTGGCGCTTACTATGCGGACAAGCGAAACAAGTTCTGGAGAATACTTCACCAAGTTGGACTTACGGAACGGCTCTTGTTGCCACACGAGTACCGGGAACTTCTGAAGTACGGTATCGGTGTCTCGGATCTCGTGAAGAGGCGGACAGGAGTTGACGGGACCCTGTCAATAAACGATTATGGTGTTCCGGCGTTCAGGGCCAAGATTGCTAAGTATCAGCCCCGCATTGTATGCTTCAACGGTAAGAGAGCAGCAAAGTTTTTTCTTCAACACAGCAAAACTATGGGTTGCAGATAGAAGTGAGGGCAAGACATTGTTATATGTTGCCCCTTCCACGTCCGGAGCGGCCAACGGCTTCTGGGATGCCACGTACTGGGAATCACTGGCTGAACTTTACAGAAGTATAGACGTAATAGACACGCAGGGTCCTTGATAGAGGAGAAAACGTGACGGTACGCCACGACTCCAGATTCGCTGGCGCAGAGGTGTGGTATCTCGGCCATACGCGCCGGTGGCCCACCAATCGGCGACTTAATCCCAGCGGTCCTTGTGGGAGCAGGCCCGTCGGTAAGGTTGGGTGTAAGGAGCGTGCTGCCGTGTCATTGAAAAAGCAAGTCGCCGACCTCGTGGCGCAAAACAACCTCGACAGTTTGGTGGCGCTGGCGGAGCGGGAGCGGATGGTGTTGCGCTACCTCGTCTCGCTGCTCTATGAGCGCGAGGGGGAGCGGCGCTGGCGCGCGGTCGAGGCCGTCGGCCGGGTGGCGGAGCGGGAGGCCGACCGGGACGAGGAGAGGGTGCGCGACCTGCTCCGCAATCTGATGTGGGCCCTGAACGACGAGTCGGGGAACATGCCCTGGGGCGCTCCGGAGGCCGTCGGCGAGATCGTCGCCCGGCGCCCGGAACTCTACGGTGAGTTTGCATCGAACCTGGTCTACAACTATCTGGACGAGCCGGCGGTGACGCGGGGCGTGCTTTGGGCCATCGGCCGGATCGGGCGGCATAACCCGGAGTTGGTCGCCGAGATGCTTCCGGCGGTGGAGTCCCTGCTCGGTGACCCCGATCCCGCGATCAGGGGCTACGCCGCCTGGACCCTGGCGGAGAACGGCGTGAAGCTTCCCGGGGCCGCGGCAAGGCTTGCCTCCGATGAGCGGGTGATAGAGATCTGGGAAAACGGGCGCCTGATCAGGATGCCGGTCAGGGAAGTGGCCACGCGGCTGCTGGACACCCCGCAAGCCATCGGACGGTTAGGGTGAAACCACATTATTGTGAGTCGCTGGCCGATTAAGGCCGCGTTGCGCCCCAAAAGGTCAGGCGTACTTAAGCAGAGACGACCCTAAAGGAGAAATCTGGCGTTGACAATAGTGCTCTACGTTCTCATCTTCCCGGTCCTCGCGGCGGGGCTGTTCATCCTGGGCGGCCGGCTGGCCTTCGGCCGCATGCTGGCCGCCTCGGTCCGCGACTTGATCGCCGACGCGCAGACAGCCGCCCCCGCCGCGAAGTTCTCCTACGCGGACCTGCAGGGGCTGCCGGCGCCCGTGCAACGGTACTTCCGCCACGTGTTGCCGGAGGGGCAAGAGGAAGTGCGGTTCGTCCGTCTGAAGCAAGAGGGGCAGATGCGAACCAGTGAGAAGCAGAAATGGATGCCCTTCACCGCCGAGCAGTATTTCGCGATCCGGCGGCCGGGGTTCATCTGGCATTCGGTGGTGAGGCCGGTCCCGGGGGTTTGGATCGAGGGGCGGGACATGTACCGCCGCGGGGAGGGCCACATGCTCATCAAGCTTTTCTCCGCCATCCCTGTGGTGAACGCTAAAGGCCGGGAGATGGACGAGGGCGCGTTGCACCGGTACCTGCTCGAGACGGTCTGGTTCCCGACGGCCCTTTTGCCTTCGGAGAGGATCAAGTGGGAGGCGGTCGATAAAGACGCGGCGCGGGTGACCATCACCGACGGCGAACTCACCCTGTCGGCGGTGGCCCATTTCAACGCACGCGAGGAACTCACCCGCTGGGAGACCATGCGGTATAACTTTGACGCCCAAAAGCGGATCAAATACACGGGCTACTGTAACGACTACCGGCGGATGGACGGCATGCTGGTCCCCCGGAGCGTCGTCGTCCAGTGGAACTACCCGGACCACGACTTCACCTACTTTAAGGGGACGGTGACCGAAATCGAGTACGACCGGCCGGCGCTGCAGATGATTTCTAATCGGACGGTGCAAAGAGGATGAAGGTATCAACGCAGCGTTTGGCTATGGGGAAGGAATTGTCGTCTTAAGACAGAATAACGGGACAAATGTTTTCATAAGGAGCCCGGAGGAGTGGAAGAGCAGAAGGATGCGAGTCGCGGCGTAGCTCCCCGCGGTAACGGCGGTGGTGACGCGCCGGTGGACGAGGCCGATCCGGGTGACGTGGAGCGGTTCGACATCCTGCAGGACGGCGAGGCGCCTGAAACGGTCGACGCCCTGAAGGATTTGGTCATGCTGGCCGGGGTTCTCCGGGATATGGCCTCGGAAAGGTTCTGGAGTGAACCGCGGTATGTCTTTGATACTTTGCGCACCTTTGAGTTGATCCGGCGCAGCACTTTTTATGAAGAGGAAGCGGTGCAGGGCGAGGATGAGCTTGCCTACCGGTTTCAACGTGCCTATGGAGAGAAGCCGTCGATTGACATCCCCCGGTTGGTGCGTCTGGGACGGCGCAACAACTGGATTACGACGGCCGCCAACCCGCCCCTCAAGTTTACCACCCCGGGCCGGCGCATGGTCGGCCAACTCTTCCGCATCGCCAACGACAGTCTGTTCTATTACCGTCGCAGCCCTGCGCTGCGCGATATTTACCAGGCCGAGCGCGACCTGCAGTTGGCTCGTGCTTATGAGGATATGGGCATCGGTGTGCATGATACCGTGGCCAGCGTGATGCACAACCTGGAGAACGCGGTGAACGACCTGCGCTATATGCGCGAGAAGTACGTGCAGGACCGCAGGGCGGTGGAGCGGTATGAGGCCGTGATCGCGCTGGTACAGATGCTGGAACGGGAACTCGAAGCGCGGATGCCCCCGCCGGGGGAGATCGTCGACCGGCGGGGCGAGGAGCAGCGCCGGCGCAGCAGCCTGCTTTTTTACCGTGTGCTCCAGGAACTGTCCGCCTTGTTGGGTGAGAATGCGTACACCTCGCAGGTGCAGGTTGGACGGGCGGTGCTGCGCGTTGACTGTGACCGGTGGCGGCAGTACCTGGTGGATGCGTTTGGGGGCGAACTGCGCGGTATGGCCCTGGGTCCCCTGCGGATCCTGCAGTACTTGAACGAAGGGGCCTTCGGCGAGGAACTGGCCGGGGACGCAGGCTCGCTGTGGCTGCCCTTCCACCTGCCCCCTCTGTTGCATGAGCAGGACGTCACCGCCGGCGCAGCCTGTTTACAAGACTGGATCGACAGGTGGGAAGCGCCGGCCGCCCGGGATGATGTCCCACCCCCGGTCTACGACGAGGCGCGCCGGGTTACCGCTGCTGAACTGGCCGAGATTGTCGGCGCCAGCACCTCGATCGCCCGGGAGCTGAGCGTGGATACCAAACCTTTGGTGGAGGCCATTGCCCGCCATCCCGGCCGGTCGGTGGCCGCCTTGATCAATGACCTGGGGGAGAACTGGAGTGACGCGCTGCGCTGGCTTTCTGCCCTGGCCTACCTCATCACCGAGGCAGAGGCCTTTACCTTTGAACACGCTCCGAGTGACGCCGGCGAAGCGGCCCGGGAATACCGCTGGAAGGTGGGTTACCCGGAGGGCGGCGTCCGTTATGTGAAGGGGACGGCCAAGCTGGGGAAACATCTGGAAGGGGGAACGAAATGAGCGGGCCGGAGGAAGGTAAGGGCGTGGAATTCATCGCGCTGTCCAGGCGTGAGCAGCAGGCGCTGTCCGAGATCCTCATGTCCAGCAAGAGCTTCACCGGGGTGACCAAGCAGCGGGTCATGCGCCTGCTCAGGGTGCGCCAGGACGGTGAGTTTTATTTCTTTATCCGCAAGGCGAACCAGGTGCTCGGCCATGCCCTGAAACTCGTCTATGACGAGCCGTCCGACCGCTGTCTGGCAATGACGCGGGCCAATGGGCAGTGGGTGCAGGAGATGCTGGACGAACGGCAGTTGGCGCTGCTCCTGTTTTGCTTTTACGTCGGTATGACCTCGCGCACGGGTAAGATCTCGTTCGATGAACTGCACAGTCACTTTCAGCGTTCCTCGCTGTATGCCGAGCGGAGGCTGCTGGCGGCCCTGGATCATCTGGTTAAGTGCGGTTTCCTGCGGCTCGATAATGCGGAGAACGCTGATGATGAGGAGTCCCGCCGGGTGTACCGCCTGACGGCCGCCGGGCGGAATGTCTTCCCTCCGGTGTACCTGGGCAGGGTGCTCAGTGAGAGCCAAGGGGGAGAGGTTTCGCTGGAGCAGGTCGCGGCCTTCTTCGCCCTCGACCGGCAGCAGGAACGGAAACGGGAACCGGTGTCGGAAACGCTGCAGCTGTTTTGAGGTGAGCCATGTATCCTGTCAGCATCCGCCTGCATGGGATCCGCGACTTTGCCCCGCGGCGGCTTGATTTGGGCGCCAAGGACGACGACGTGTTGCTGGGCGGGAAGAACGGCGCCGGGAAGTCGACGCTGGTTTACGCCCTGTCCTTTGCGCTGGGGAGCGCACGCATCGCCGTGGACGGCCTGCGCTCGAAGACGCGGCATCGCAAGGCCGATGCCTGGGATGCCGAGGTTGCGGTGCTCTTCCACAACCCTCCGGGCAGTGAGCAGAAGGATGCTCCGGAGTACGTGGAACTGGTGGTCCACGTGAGTTCGCCCGCCGGAGCCGAGCGTTTTCACACCACCTTCAGCCTGCGCGGGGGTGAGACGCCGGACAAGCTGAAAGCTTTGCGGTCACCTTTCAGCAGCCGGTCCGAGGCGCGCGAGTACTACAAGCGTGTCTTCGACATTGATGCCGACGGGTATTTTATGTTTTGGTACCAGGGTTCCATCGCCGAGTTCGCCAACATTTCCGATCAGGACCGTTTTAAGCGGGTGGCGCAGATGTTCGGCCTGGATCGGCTGGAGCGGGAGTGGGCCGCGGCGCGGCGTGAGATGGCCGAAGCGGAGGACGACTTTGAGCGGGCCAAGACGGTGGCGCTGCGCAAGAAGATGCGCCTGCAGGCCCTGGAGCAGAGCAAGAATGAGCTGGAACAGCGGGACCGGATACGCTGTGAAGGCCTGCTGCTCGTGGAAGCGACCCTGACGGGTCTGATAAACATCGCCCGGGGTGAAGAGAGGGCCAAGCGGGAACGCCTGGCGGCCGTTAAGGAGCAACTGGCCCTGACGGCCGAGCGGCGGGACGAGGCGGACCGCGCCGTGCAGCGGTTGACCCGGCGCGAAGAGGAACTGAAAAAGAGGCGTGCCGCGGTGCGGGAGGACATCGACCGTTTGAGCGGCCGGAGCAATGAGCGCGCGCAGCAGATCCAGGCCCGGCGGGTTGAGAAGGACGAACTGGAGAGTAAAATTGCCGCCGTGCGGGAGAAAATGCGCTACATTCACCGCAGCCGCGAGGAACTCACGGAGGAGAAGGGCCGGCTGGCGGAGGCCGTTGCCCGCCTTAAGGAAGAGATCGAGGACCACCGTCAGACGCTGGACGGGGTGACCAAGGAACGGGATGCCGTTTTACGCAGTGCCGGTCAGACCGAAGAAGA containing:
- a CDS encoding CarD family transcriptional regulator, translated to MFKIGDKVVYPMHGAGVIEAIEEKEILGERHQYYVLRLPIGNMKVMVPTSSGEGIGLRQVIGMEEVQEVFGILKSNSTQMPGNWNRRYRANLEKIKSGNIYEVAEVVRNLARREREKGLSSGEKRMLDSARQILISELVLATELEEDKARTILDQMLA
- a CDS encoding PIN/TRAM domain-containing protein, with amino-acid sequence MRRAAFLFLTLGFAAAGFFLGYYLFVQQDVFDLNLATTTGYGMAALTTLIALAVGIVTAPRIIALTIALNTRSVEHLQRMPIQDLIIAALGLIVGLLIANLIGSILKGLGWFGTAIGILVSVFLGYLGLMVGIRKREELVGLLANLPWLGKDRGTRGEAKLLDTSAIIDGRIADLCSTGFLEGTLIIPAFVLDELQHIADSSDTLKRNRGRRGLDILNYIRRKSETKVQIYENVKGLEDLPDVDTKLVKLARRLGARIITNDFNLNKVAELQGVKVLNINELANALKPVLLPGEEMTVQVIRDGKEPGQGVGYLDDGTMIVVDGGKRFIGQTIRVTVTSVLQTTAGRMIFARPKVGRKDEPLHGKLDEVNAVGG
- the ispF gene encoding 2-C-methyl-D-erythritol 2,4-cyclodiphosphate synthase, producing MRTGFGYDVHRLVEDRPLILGGVNISYPRGLLGHSDADVLTHAVMDALLGAAALGDIGQYFPDTDPRYEGASSLDLLAAVARLLADKGLTVNNIDATVVAQAPKLAPHIPAMRANLARVLGLNPDRVSVKATTTEGLGFTGTGEGIAAHAVATVVGCGG
- a CDS encoding ATP-binding protein, whose translation is MRNVSEITELLNELESVTADDLEDQDLDFKEWDPQSMNDSVGLVIEMAVCMANGGGGTVVFGVKDKVIGRARAILGVPPEVDVNRLKKAVYDSTDPKLTPVFEELRVPEGTGRILVMHIYPGMPPYTDTAGRGKVRVGKDCQPLTGTLRRRIMVETGETDFTAEETDGRPEDLISAAALEQLCDAARREKAPEELFRQRGLDILAQIGVLRSGRLTRAGVLLAGTDQAIRRNVPGFVWTHLRMVSDTRYTDRADGSDALPIALSRLMDRINADNPITTLEQGLFHFEYRTYPELALREALLNAFCHADFRIAGPILVKQFPDRLEISNPGGFIAGITPQNILHHQPAARNPLLVDALARLRLVNRSNLGISRMFEALLIEGKEPPLILENGDSVTVTFRRREFLSAFRMFVAEENRTGRFLSVDHLLVLQYLLAHPEIDTRAAASICQRSEPQARDILTEMEQRLAYLERGGTGRGTYWTLRPEVHRRLAGPSYLERDRRIDWDAAKTRIASILKRRFEHGDSKGLSNKEIRAITRFSRQQVTKMMAELRREIPQIVTEGHGAGARHVWIE
- a CDS encoding mismatch-specific DNA-glycosylase, whose amino-acid sequence is MLPDVLGPNLKLVFCGTAVGNRSAQVGAYYADKRNKFWRILHQVGLTERLLLPHEYRELLKYGIGVSDLVKRRTGVDGTLSINDYGVPAFRAKIAKYQPRIVCFNGKRAAKFFLQHSKTMGCR